Proteins from one Salmo salar chromosome ssa07, Ssal_v3.1, whole genome shotgun sequence genomic window:
- the LOC106608740 gene encoding uncharacterized protein isoform X1, whose translation MGRNAFDPFCLFALTVCAFTKPNVIQPTPVMVTELGGTVTLTCLCSDESVTRFNWFKQSFGQKPLHMTSSLYVGQDSYYSNNFIKDFTETKRLGVRRGDYSCNLTISKTEPGDSATYYCSITAIYELTFGEGTVLIVKDSESNIMSVLQQPVSESVQPGDSVTLNCTIHTETCAGEHSVYWFRHGSGESRPGIIYTHGDRSDQCEKSSETEKSCVYNLPKRNLSLSDAGSYYCAVTSCGEILFGNGTKLDIDDHRTDPLVLVSCLGVALGVTFTLIIVLVCIMYKMNKTTCVQCRGLVSQTRGPAVTRSDAGDQDGNSLHYVALNLSNKKNRSRRQRGHMETVVYAGIRQ comes from the exons ATGGGTAGAAATGCCTTTGAtccattttgtttgtttgctttgacAGTTTGTGCTTTTACCAAACCAAATGTAATCCAACCAACCCCTGTGATGGTTACTGAGCTGGGAGGTACAGTGACTCTCACTTGTCTTTGTTCAGATGAGTCAGTGACCAGATTTAATTGGTTCAAGCAGAGTTTTGGACAGAAACCCCTCCACATGACGTCATCTCTTTATGTTGGCCAAGATAGTTATTATTCCAACAACTTTATTAAGGACTTTACTGAGACCAAACGTTTgggtgtgaggagaggagactacagctgTAACTTGACCATATCCAAGACAGAGCCAGGGGACTCAGCTACATACTATTGTTCCATTACAGCCATCTATGAGCTCACATTTGGAGAGGGAACTGTTTTAATTGTCAAAG ACTCAGAGTCCAACATCATGTCTGTGCTCCAGCAGCCTGTGTCTGAGTCCGTCCAGCCAGGAGATTCTGTGACTCTGAACTGTACAATACACACTGAGACCTGTGCAGGAGAACACAGTGTCTATTGGTTCAGACATGGCTCAGGAGAATCCCGTCCAGGAATCATTTACACCCATGGAGACAGGAGTGATCAGTGTGAGAAGAGTTCTGAGACTGAGAAAAGCTGTGTCTAcaacctcccaaagaggaacctCAGCCTCTCTGATGCTGGAAGTTACTACTGTGCTGTGACCTCATGTGGGGAGATACTGTTTGGGAACGGGACCAAGTTGGACATTGACG ACCATAGAACAGACCCTCTTGTCTTGGTGTCCTGCCTGGGTGTAGCATTAGGTGTCACGTTCACCTTGATCATTGTCCTGGTTTGCATCATGTACAAGATGAACAAGACAACATGTGTGCAGTGCAGAG GACTCGTCTCTCAGACCAGAGGTCCTGCAGTTACCAGGTCAGACGCAGGG GACCAAGATGGAAACAGTCTCCATTACGTAGCTCTGAATCTGAGCAACAAGAAGAACAGGTCTAGAAGACAGAGAGGTCACATGGAGACAGTGGTGTATGCTGGAATTAGACAGTAG
- the LOC106608740 gene encoding uncharacterized protein isoform X2 — protein MMNREVFMFYINLVCAFTKPNVIQPTPVMVTELGGTVTLTCLCSDESVTRFNWFKQSFGQKPLHMTSSLYVGQDSYYSNNFIKDFTETKRLGVRRGDYSCNLTISKTEPGDSATYYCSITAIYELTFGEGTVLIVKDSESNIMSVLQQPVSESVQPGDSVTLNCTIHTETCAGEHSVYWFRHGSGESRPGIIYTHGDRSDQCEKSSETEKSCVYNLPKRNLSLSDAGSYYCAVTSCGEILFGNGTKLDIDDHRTDPLVLVSCLGVALGVTFTLIIVLVCIMYKMNKTTCVQCRGLVSQTRGPAVTRSDAGDQDGNSLHYVALNLSNKKNRSRRQRGHMETVVYAGIRQ, from the exons ATGATGAATAGAGAAGTATTTATGTTTTACATCAACTTGG TTTGTGCTTTTACCAAACCAAATGTAATCCAACCAACCCCTGTGATGGTTACTGAGCTGGGAGGTACAGTGACTCTCACTTGTCTTTGTTCAGATGAGTCAGTGACCAGATTTAATTGGTTCAAGCAGAGTTTTGGACAGAAACCCCTCCACATGACGTCATCTCTTTATGTTGGCCAAGATAGTTATTATTCCAACAACTTTATTAAGGACTTTACTGAGACCAAACGTTTgggtgtgaggagaggagactacagctgTAACTTGACCATATCCAAGACAGAGCCAGGGGACTCAGCTACATACTATTGTTCCATTACAGCCATCTATGAGCTCACATTTGGAGAGGGAACTGTTTTAATTGTCAAAG ACTCAGAGTCCAACATCATGTCTGTGCTCCAGCAGCCTGTGTCTGAGTCCGTCCAGCCAGGAGATTCTGTGACTCTGAACTGTACAATACACACTGAGACCTGTGCAGGAGAACACAGTGTCTATTGGTTCAGACATGGCTCAGGAGAATCCCGTCCAGGAATCATTTACACCCATGGAGACAGGAGTGATCAGTGTGAGAAGAGTTCTGAGACTGAGAAAAGCTGTGTCTAcaacctcccaaagaggaacctCAGCCTCTCTGATGCTGGAAGTTACTACTGTGCTGTGACCTCATGTGGGGAGATACTGTTTGGGAACGGGACCAAGTTGGACATTGACG ACCATAGAACAGACCCTCTTGTCTTGGTGTCCTGCCTGGGTGTAGCATTAGGTGTCACGTTCACCTTGATCATTGTCCTGGTTTGCATCATGTACAAGATGAACAAGACAACATGTGTGCAGTGCAGAG GACTCGTCTCTCAGACCAGAGGTCCTGCAGTTACCAGGTCAGACGCAGGG GACCAAGATGGAAACAGTCTCCATTACGTAGCTCTGAATCTGAGCAACAAGAAGAACAGGTCTAGAAGACAGAGAGGTCACATGGAGACAGTGGTGTATGCTGGAATTAGACAGTAG
- the LOC106608739 gene encoding uncharacterized protein, which produces MVELLVFLLLCNSYVTKSSEISQPAPFLAAKLGDNVTVECHVTSNVDHMVWYKMTTGKKLQCVAKAEIFYKHVHYLGNFRNGRFGVLIEKRKCHLTISATKPEDIGIYYCGLLRLNFVEFGPGTALMVKGAQLNSDTVVQQPVSESVQPGDSVTLNCTIHTKTCVGEHSVYWFRHGSGESHPGIIYTHGDRSDQCEQSFEAGSPTQSCVYNLPKRNLSLSDAGTYYCAVTSCGEILFGNGTKMDIEVPEHDSPFDLSPTVLTLVVSNIVLGIVTFLLVWALCKTLNRDSRGRTDVPKSFGSQNQDSDVLNYAAVSFTPKNNSSSSRRVREKTSREDAVYSDVRHLQQQ; this is translated from the exons ATGGTTGAGCTCttggtctttcttcttctctgcAACTCTT ATGTGACCAAATCATCTGAGATTTCTCAGCCTGCTCCATTCCTTGCAGCAAAGTTGGGGGACAACGTGACAGTTGAATGCCATGTAACCAGTAATGTTGATCACATGGTGTGGTACAAGATGACCACTGGCAAGAAACTCCAGTGTGTGGCAAAGGCAGAGATCTTTTACAAACATGTACATTATTTAGGTAACTTTAGAAACgggcgttttggtgtattgataGAAAAAAGAAAATGTCACCTAACTATATCTGCTACGAAGCCAGAGGACATTGGAATATACTACTGTGGACTTCTGCGCTTAAACTTTGTAGAGTTTGGACCTGGAACTGCCTTGATGGTTAAAG GTGCTCAGTTGAACAGTGATACTGTTGTACAGCAGCCTGTGTCTGAGTCAGTCCAGCCAGGAGACTCTGTGACTCTGAACTGTACAATACACACTAAGACCTGTGTAGGAGAACACAGTGTCTATTGGTTCAGACATGGCTCAGGAGAATCCCATCCAGGAATAATTTACACCCATGGAGACAGGAGTGATCAGTGTGAGCAGAGCTTTGAGGCTGGGTCTCCTACACAGAGCTGTGTCTACAACCTCCCCAAGAGGAACCTCAGCCTCTCTGATGCTGGGACTTACTACTGTGCTGTGACCTCATGTGGGGAGATACTGTTTGGGAACGGGACCAAGATGGATATTGAAG TTCCAGAGCATGATTCTCCATTTGATCTGAGTCCTACTGTTCTGACCTTGGTCGTCTCCAACATCGTTCTGGGGATAGTGACCTTTCTACTTGTCTGGGCTCTGTGCAAGACTCTGAACAGAGATAGCAGAG GGAGGACAGATGTCCCAAAGTCCTTTGGCAGTCAG AATCAAGACAGTGACGTGTTGAACTACGCAGCTGTGAGTTTCACCCCCAAGAacaactcctcctcctctagaagagtgagagagaagaccAGCAGAGAGGATGCAGTGTACTCTGATGTCAGGCACCTTCAGCAGCAGTGA